A DNA window from Geovibrio ferrireducens contains the following coding sequences:
- a CDS encoding DUF2023 family protein — MQVFSHHLYEYKKGLRSLILHTAKAELRPLFEKKLERNEIAYFIQDIDDTRFNIFFGDENCVNVVRQFGVSLNKLTDEQDFILGVMLGYDRILQCKRYLSRKNAAKKCGRLAV, encoded by the coding sequence ATGCAGGTTTTCAGCCATCACCTGTATGAATACAAAAAGGGGCTGCGCAGCCTTATACTCCACACTGCAAAGGCGGAGCTCAGGCCTCTTTTTGAAAAAAAGCTGGAAAGGAACGAAATAGCCTATTTCATACAGGACATTGACGACACGAGGTTCAATATTTTTTTCGGAGACGAAAACTGCGTGAATGTTGTCAGGCAGTTCGGTGTTTCCCTGAATAAACTTACGGATGAACAGGACTTTATTCTGGGTGTTATGCTCGGTTACGACAGAATACTCCAGTGTAAAAGATACCTTTCCCGTAAAAATGCCGCCAAAAAATGCGGCAGACTGGCAGTGTAA
- a CDS encoding MFS transporter: protein MRKTAVFKSVLSDDDSLDRACKSIPEEACRHSARNYKANLMNGAASKLAEQTAGPNLVIPWLLQAIGAPLWILGFAMPLKQTFSLLPQMITAGYIRTLSIRKTVWTVSGFIQALCLLLMIPSAMYFTPAKAGVSVLFLLIVFSTASGAASVAFQDVLGKTVDKGQRGRLLSARAFAGGILTIAAGLVISRLKGGSLTTLYMLLVFGAVLWIISSLFFQSIKEYPGSVKGGRNAVKETAAGFALFRKYKGFRQYMYARIMLNIIEIAVPFYAFYASELLGTSKAGLGLFMTAIGVSQVISSPFWGRAADETSRTVMIQSAVISVAAAAVAVVCYFLTSQLAVYAGLLASFVLIGLAEAGVRLGRKTYLVDATPAENKATFTAFSNSMVGVITLFAGLLGFLAEKTGAAGIIAVIGAISILAVFAAALMPEADDMLKE from the coding sequence ATGAGAAAAACCGCTGTTTTCAAGTCAGTTCTTTCGGATGACGATTCTCTGGACAGAGCATGTAAAAGCATACCGGAAGAGGCATGCAGACATTCAGCGCGCAATTACAAGGCAAACCTGATGAACGGAGCCGCATCCAAGCTTGCTGAACAGACAGCGGGGCCTAATCTGGTTATTCCGTGGCTACTCCAGGCGATAGGCGCTCCTTTATGGATTCTCGGTTTTGCAATGCCTCTCAAGCAGACCTTCTCCCTTCTTCCGCAGATGATTACCGCAGGTTACATCCGCACGCTCAGCATACGTAAAACAGTCTGGACTGTTTCCGGCTTTATTCAGGCTTTGTGTCTGCTGCTCATGATTCCGTCTGCCATGTATTTTACCCCGGCTAAGGCGGGCGTTTCGGTTCTTTTTCTCCTTATTGTTTTCAGCACGGCAAGCGGAGCAGCATCTGTGGCGTTTCAGGATGTTCTGGGCAAAACAGTTGACAAAGGGCAGAGGGGCAGGCTCCTCTCCGCCAGAGCATTCGCAGGGGGCATACTCACAATTGCAGCGGGGCTTGTAATAAGCAGGCTGAAAGGCGGCTCACTGACGACCCTCTATATGCTGCTTGTTTTCGGCGCCGTGCTGTGGATTATCTCCTCACTGTTCTTTCAGAGCATAAAGGAGTATCCGGGTTCTGTTAAAGGCGGCAGAAATGCTGTTAAGGAAACAGCGGCAGGGTTTGCCCTGTTCAGGAAGTATAAAGGGTTCAGACAATATATGTACGCAAGAATAATGCTGAATATTATAGAGATAGCCGTGCCTTTCTATGCTTTTTATGCTTCGGAGCTTCTGGGAACATCCAAGGCAGGACTGGGGCTCTTTATGACAGCCATAGGGGTTTCACAGGTGATCAGCAGCCCTTTCTGGGGACGTGCGGCAGATGAAACCAGCCGGACAGTGATGATCCAGAGCGCGGTTATATCCGTTGCGGCGGCTGCGGTTGCTGTTGTCTGTTATTTTCTCACATCCCAACTGGCTGTATATGCAGGACTTCTGGCCTCATTTGTGCTGATCGGACTTGCGGAGGCAGGAGTGAGGCTCGGCCGCAAGACATACCTCGTGGATGCCACACCTGCGGAGAACAAGGCTACTTTTACCGCTTTTAGCAACAGTATGGTGGGTGTTATCACGCTGTTTGCCGGGCTTCTCGGTTTTCTTGCCGAAAAAACAGGTGCAGCCGGGATAATAGCGGTAATAGGCGCAATTTCCATTTTGGCGGTGTTTGCCGCTGCTCTCATGCCCGAAGCTGATGATATGCTGAAAGAGTGA
- a CDS encoding TorD/DmsD family molecular chaperone, with protein MNVNEICETHKGRDVTFNIFSRIFMDVPDDFSDRLTADTCAYLLAVAELSENGDLKKGAQILNTFLPADKSNLEGWLAENRLDRAKDFTFLFVLGQGSVSAYESVYRSPEKLIKQEPWSEVKTAYAVNGFKKAEGNKTIEDHVSLELQFMGLLSKKTAELIQEEDFDGAEARLKTQKEFYDNHIIKWIPDFCDIVISKSERLHTQFYVAYAYLLKGFLTEDMLLLEDLVGE; from the coding sequence ATGAACGTTAATGAAATATGTGAGACACACAAGGGAAGAGACGTAACATTCAATATTTTTTCAAGAATATTCATGGATGTGCCGGACGATTTCTCCGACAGGCTTACCGCTGACACATGTGCTTACCTGCTTGCTGTTGCGGAGCTTTCCGAGAACGGCGATCTTAAAAAAGGCGCGCAGATTCTCAATACTTTTCTGCCTGCCGATAAATCAAATCTGGAAGGCTGGCTTGCCGAAAACAGGCTGGACAGGGCAAAGGACTTCACATTCCTTTTTGTTCTCGGTCAGGGTTCTGTTTCCGCTTATGAATCTGTGTACCGTTCGCCCGAAAAGCTCATTAAACAGGAGCCATGGAGCGAAGTTAAAACAGCCTATGCCGTCAACGGCTTTAAAAAAGCGGAAGGCAACAAAACAATCGAAGACCATGTATCGCTTGAGCTGCAGTTCATGGGACTCTTAAGCAAAAAAACGGCAGAGCTCATTCAGGAAGAGGACTTTGACGGAGCCGAAGCCAGACTCAAAACTCAGAAAGAGTTCTACGACAACCACATAATAAAATGGATTCCCGATTTCTGTGACATAGTCATATCAAAAAGCGAAAGGCTCCATACTCAGTTTTACGTTGCCTACGCATACCTTCTGAAAGGTTTCCTTACGGAAGATATGCTGCTTCTGGAAGACCTTGTCGGAGAATAG
- the fldA gene encoding flavodoxin FldA — protein sequence MSKVGIFYGSSTGVTKSAADAIAKELKKNSIDADVQSAGDTDISTITSYSGIILGTSTWGMGDLQDDWEGLRKPLANSDLSGKTVALFGSGDQDGYPDTFVDGIGILYDAVSSAGANVVGSVSTDGYNYDASLAERDGEFVGLPIDEDNQADMTDERIKAWVASICESFAG from the coding sequence ATGAGTAAAGTAGGCATTTTTTACGGCAGCAGCACAGGCGTAACGAAAAGCGCGGCAGACGCAATAGCAAAAGAGCTTAAGAAAAACAGCATAGACGCAGACGTTCAGAGCGCAGGCGATACAGATATTTCTACAATTACTTCATACAGCGGAATAATCCTCGGCACATCCACATGGGGAATGGGCGACCTTCAGGACGACTGGGAAGGGCTCAGGAAGCCTCTTGCAAACTCTGACCTCAGCGGAAAGACAGTTGCTCTCTTCGGTTCAGGGGATCAGGACGGCTATCCCGACACTTTTGTTGACGGAATAGGCATACTCTATGATGCTGTCTCCTCCGCAGGAGCAAATGTTGTGGGTTCTGTTTCCACAGACGGCTACAACTATGATGCTTCCCTTGCAGAGAGAGACGGCGAGTTTGTGGGGCTCCCCATAGACGAGGACAATCAGGCGGATATGACCGATGAGCGTATCAAGGCGTGGGTAGCTTCAATCTGCGAATCATTCGCAGGCTGA
- a CDS encoding 4Fe-4S dicluster domain-containing protein has translation MGVVEGVFEKLSEYFVINSALCVRVRHKNAACTACTDVCPAEAVRITRAGGKVLVDWSVCTDCGKCVNACMNNVFTLRRADDARVSASAAEQIKTDGSVKYSCARSKSAENTAKVSALAYINRKQIIKAASEGAKRQEFIHGDCSACPAGGCLDMLTAELEASSKVLELCGKEPAFLIRKPDEAPLPKKKSRLAERLGGNQDVKLSRREFFSFLRTGAEKSVGKTLHYLGENDSNRQKTVLEVKEAAAPHREYLNSLEVLGGDILIRNMQKEGLLKRAEINTEKCAKCGICARMCPFQIFEPVTEIIKGNEVTLSVNVKSVGCTGCNLCTISCPYGAVSVR, from the coding sequence ATGGGTGTTGTGGAAGGTGTATTTGAAAAACTTTCCGAATATTTCGTCATAAACAGCGCGCTGTGTGTGCGGGTTCGCCATAAGAACGCAGCCTGCACCGCATGCACGGATGTATGTCCCGCTGAGGCGGTGAGAATCACCCGTGCGGGCGGCAAGGTGCTTGTGGACTGGTCTGTCTGCACTGACTGCGGCAAGTGCGTGAATGCATGCATGAATAATGTATTCACGCTCCGCAGGGCGGATGATGCGCGTGTTTCTGCCTCCGCGGCAGAGCAGATAAAGACTGACGGCAGCGTTAAATACTCCTGCGCCCGCTCAAAATCCGCCGAAAACACGGCAAAGGTTTCCGCACTCGCCTATATAAACCGCAAACAGATAATAAAAGCCGCATCCGAAGGGGCTAAAAGGCAGGAGTTCATTCACGGCGACTGTTCGGCATGCCCCGCGGGGGGCTGTCTGGATATGCTGACTGCTGAGCTTGAGGCATCGTCAAAGGTGCTGGAGCTCTGCGGAAAAGAACCTGCATTCCTCATCAGAAAGCCGGATGAGGCTCCGCTCCCCAAGAAAAAGAGCAGGCTGGCAGAGCGCCTTGGCGGAAATCAGGATGTTAAGCTCAGCCGCCGTGAATTTTTCAGCTTCCTCAGAACAGGGGCAGAAAAATCCGTGGGGAAAACACTCCATTATCTCGGAGAAAACGATTCCAACCGCCAGAAAACAGTACTTGAGGTTAAGGAAGCTGCTGCTCCCCACAGGGAATATCTTAATTCTCTGGAAGTTTTGGGAGGAGATATTCTCATCCGTAATATGCAGAAGGAAGGGCTTCTGAAACGCGCGGAAATTAATACTGAAAAGTGCGCTAAATGCGGCATATGCGCCCGTATGTGCCCGTTCCAGATATTTGAGCCAGTCACAGAAATCATAAAAGGGAACGAAGTCACCCTGTCTGTAAATGTTAAGTCTGTGGGCTGCACAGGCTGCAACCTCTGCACCATATCCTGCCCGTACGGTGCTGTAAGCGTTCGCTGA
- a CDS encoding radical SAM protein, with protein sequence MITDINAKTLDLIKNRTFREDAERYVLQYADFMKFAEDSGIGAVEGASSNSIAAERLLKNSRIKGYNAKSLSYGYLSPACTDCRTGENSKTVFHTLTCNRDCYFCANMNQEEYDFYTQNINNAEEELDASMAGKKVSSVALTGGEPLLLPERAVSFFKHAAEKYPEAHRRLYTNGDLLTDDLAEQLAAAGLNEIRISVKMDKDGYPAETLDKLGTARKFIPVVMVEMPVIPGTFEHMKDLLLKMDEIGCDGINILEFLYPWTDAEEYKKLGFKIKSRPYHVLYSYNYSGGLPVAGSEEECLRLLEFALEKGLKLGVHYCSLENKLTSQVYSQNSSTKLMPFEVMSEKDFFIKIARVYGGNAGKVQKFLSKKGAPFQRLAGSDALEFHPKYISELRGVEEVALTYNIVETEGKSSHMRELKIDLVNPALFDYDEDI encoded by the coding sequence ATGATAACAGACATAAATGCAAAGACCTTAGACTTGATTAAGAACAGAACTTTCAGGGAGGATGCTGAAAGATATGTGCTGCAGTACGCTGATTTCATGAAATTTGCTGAAGATTCGGGAATCGGTGCAGTCGAGGGAGCTTCCTCTAACAGCATAGCCGCTGAGAGGCTCTTAAAAAACAGTCGGATTAAGGGCTATAACGCAAAAAGTCTTTCATACGGTTATCTCTCCCCCGCCTGCACCGATTGCCGAACCGGAGAAAATTCCAAAACCGTTTTCCATACCCTGACATGCAACCGCGACTGTTATTTCTGCGCTAACATGAATCAGGAAGAGTATGATTTTTACACCCAAAACATCAATAACGCAGAAGAAGAGCTTGATGCTTCAATGGCGGGAAAAAAGGTTTCATCAGTAGCCCTTACGGGCGGTGAGCCGCTCCTTCTGCCTGAACGCGCTGTCAGCTTTTTTAAGCATGCCGCGGAGAAATATCCCGAAGCGCACAGACGCCTTTATACCAACGGTGATCTTCTCACTGATGACCTTGCGGAACAGCTTGCCGCTGCCGGTCTTAATGAGATACGCATAAGCGTGAAAATGGATAAGGACGGCTACCCCGCGGAAACTCTGGACAAGCTCGGAACCGCCAGAAAATTTATCCCCGTCGTAATGGTGGAGATGCCCGTTATCCCCGGAACTTTTGAGCATATGAAGGATCTTCTGTTAAAAATGGATGAGATAGGGTGCGACGGGATCAACATACTTGAGTTCCTTTATCCGTGGACAGATGCGGAAGAATATAAAAAACTGGGCTTTAAAATAAAAAGCCGCCCCTACCACGTGCTTTATTCTTACAATTATTCCGGCGGTCTGCCCGTTGCAGGCAGCGAGGAGGAATGCCTGCGGCTGCTTGAGTTTGCTCTTGAAAAGGGTCTCAAGCTGGGTGTGCATTACTGTTCGCTGGAAAATAAGCTGACATCGCAGGTTTATTCCCAGAACTCCTCGACAAAGCTTATGCCTTTTGAAGTTATGTCCGAAAAGGACTTCTTTATAAAAATAGCCCGCGTCTACGGCGGAAACGCCGGAAAGGTGCAGAAGTTTCTCAGCAAAAAAGGTGCTCCCTTTCAGCGGTTGGCAGGTTCTGATGCCCTTGAGTTTCACCCTAAATACATTTCCGAACTCAGAGGGGTTGAAGAAGTGGCGCTGACGTACAATATTGTGGAAACAGAGGGAAAATCCTCCCACATGCGCGAGCTTAAGATAGACTTGGTTAATCCGGCTTTATTTGACTACGATGAAGATATATGA